The following are encoded in a window of Megachile rotundata isolate GNS110a chromosome 2, iyMegRotu1, whole genome shotgun sequence genomic DNA:
- the LOC100875322 gene encoding transmembrane protein 50A: MTSCLESIQSFNCVWFETGEKRNVLASMLAGTLFFVGWWFIIDAHAKYPSEMSNAYHLCGVFGTISLFMINSVTNAQIRGDAYNGGYLGARGARGWVFIGFVMGFAAVFAACWILFANFVAAGAQHNWPGVGLFLQNVFIFLGSLTYKFGRLEEL, translated from the exons ATGACGTCTTGTTTGGAAAGTATACAATCTTTCAATTGCGTATGGTTTGAAACAGGTGAAAAGCGAAATGTACTGGCATCTATGCTAGCTGGAACATTG tTTTTTGTAGGATGGTGGTTTATAATCGATGCTCATGCCAAATATCCTAGTGAAATGTCAAATGCTTATCACTTGTGTGGAGTATTTGGAACTATATCTCTTTTTAT GATAAATTCTGTAACAAATGCACAAATAAGAGGTGATGCATACAATGGCGGTTATTTAGGGGCTAGAGGTGCAAGAGGTTGGGTATTTATTGGATTTGTAATGGGATTTGCTGCAGTTTTTGCAGCTTGTTGGATATTGTTTGCCAATTTTGTAGCTGCAG GAGCACAGCATAATTGGCCAGGTGTaggtttatttttacaaaatgtatttattttcttGGGCTCTCTTACTTACAAGTTTGGACGATTAGAAGAGTTATag